Proteins co-encoded in one Populus trichocarpa isolate Nisqually-1 chromosome 10, P.trichocarpa_v4.1, whole genome shotgun sequence genomic window:
- the LOC7485824 gene encoding ATP-citrate synthase beta chain protein 2, translated as MATGQLFSRTTQALFYNYKQLPIQRMLDFDFLCGRELPSVAGIINPGAEGFQKLFFGQEEIAIPVHSTVEAACTAHPTADVFINFASFRSAAASSMAALKQPTVRVVAIIAEGVPEADTKQLIAYARANNKVVIGPATVGGIQAGAFKIGETAGTIDNIIACKLYRSGSVGFVSKSGGMSNELYNAIARVTDGIYEGIAIGGDVFPGSTLSDHVLRFNNIPQVKIMVVLGELGGRDEYSLVEALKQGKVNKPVVAWVSGTCARLFKSEVQFGHAGAKSGGEMESAQAKNQAIKDAGAVVPTSYEAFETAIKETFEKLVDEGKITPVKEFTPPQIPEDLNIAIKSGKVRAPTHIISTISDERGEEPCYAGVPMSSIVEQGYGVGDVISLLWFKRSLPRYCTHFMEICIMLCADHGPCVSGAHNTIVTARAGKDLVSSLVSGLLTIGPRFGGAIDDASRYFKDAYDKGLTPYEFVEGMKKKGIRVPGIGHRIKRGDNRDKRVELLQRFARTHFPSVKYMEYAVLVETYTLSKANNLVLNIDGAIGSLFLDLLAGSRMFTKPEIDEIVGIGYLNGLFVLARSIGLIGHTFDQKRLKQPLYRHPWEDVLYTK; from the exons ATGGCGACAGGACAACTCTTCTCTCGAACAACACAAGCTTTGTTTTACAATTATAAGCAGCTGCCTATTCAACGcatgcttgattttgattttctatgtg GGAGGGAATTACCTTCTGTAGCTGGAATTATTAACCCTGGCGCTGAGGGGTTTCAGAAACTCTTTTTCGGTCAAGAGGAAATTGCAATCCCTGTGCATTCGAC TGTTGAGGCAGCTTGCACTGCTCACCCAACTGCTGATGTGTTTATCAACTTCGCATCATTCAGaag TGCGGCTGCTTCATCCATGGCTGCTCTGAAGCAGCCAACTGTTCGAGTTGTGGCTATCATAGCTGAGGGTGTTCCTGAGGCAGACACCAAGCAATTGATTGCATATGCTCGGGCTAACAATAAG GTTGTCATTGGTCCGGCCACTGTTGGAGGCATTCAAGCTGGAGCATTCAAGATAGGTGAAACTGCTGGAACAATTGATAACATAATTGCTTGCAAGCTTTACCGGTCTGGATCTGTTGGATTTGTCTCCAAATCC GGTGGCATGTCTAATGAGCTGTATAACGCCATTGCCCGTGTAACTGATGGAATTTATGAAG GTATTGCAATTGGAGGAGATGTGTTCCCAGGATCTACTCTTTCTGATCATGTTCTGCGGTTCAACAACATCCCACAG GTTAAAATAATGGTTGTACTTGGGGAACTTGGTGGACGAGATGAGTATTCTCTAGTTGAAGCCTTAAAACAGGGAAAGGTAAACAAACCAGTGGTTGCTTGGGTTAGCGGAACTTGTGCACGACTCTTTAAATCAGAAGTACAATTTGGTCATGCT GGTGCTAAAAGTGGTGGTGAGATGGAATCCGCTCAAGCaaaaaatcaagcaataaaAGATGCCGGAGCTGTTGTTCCCACTTCATATGAAGCTTTTGAGACTGCAATTAAGGAAACATTTGAGAAACTG GTTGACGAAGGAAAGATTACACCTGTAAAGGAGTTTACGCCTCCACAAATCCCTGAAGATCTTAACATTGCAATCAAGAGCGGAAAAGTCCGGGCACCAACCCATATTATTTCTACCATCTCTGATGAAAG AGGTGAGGAACCGTGCTATGCTGGCGTGCCAATGTCTTCCATTGTTGAACAGGGTTATGGTGTGGGTGATGTCATCTCTCTTTTATGGTTCAAGCGCAGCCTTCCACGTTACTGTACCCATTTTATGGAG ATATGCATCATGTTGTGTGCTGACCATGGTCCCTGTGTCTCTGGTGCTCACAACACTATAGTAACAGCAAGGGCAGGAAAGGACCTAGTTTCCAGCCTTGTCTCAG GCTTGCTCACAATTGGTCCCCGGTTTGGAGGCGCCATTGATGATGCTTCTCGGTACTTCAAGGATGCTTATGACAAG GGTCTAACACCCTACGAGTTTGTTGAAGGCATGAAAAAGAAGGGGATTCGTGTTCCAGGTATCGGGCACAG GATCAAGAGAGGGGACAACAGGGATAAAAGAGTAGAGCTTCTACAACGGTTTGCTCGCACACATTTCCCTTCTGTTAAGTATATGGAGTATGCTGTTCTAGTCGAAACCTACACTCTTTCAAAGGCCAATAACTTGGTCCTTAACATCGATGGCGCGATAGGGTCCCTTTTCTTGGATCTCCTTGCAGGTAGCAGAATGTTCACTAAACCAGAGATTGATGAGATTGTTGGGATTGGCTATTTGAATGGGCTCTTTGTGTTGGCACGTTCCATTGGTTTGATTGG